The Torulaspora delbrueckii CBS 1146 chromosome 1, complete genome DNA segment CTCTATCAATGAAAGTTGCCCTGAAGATGTTGGGATGATTGACGAAAAGACATGTAGACGAGTACAGTGGTACCAGTTGATCATTTATAGATCCCACAAATGTGATTTTAATACCACTTCCTATGATAATCCTTATGCTGCGTAACAGCTGCTTTGACAAATTTGAGTCGAATTTTTGAAACTGAAATAATTCTCTTAATGATTCTCTTTCGATGGTTTGGTAAGCACGGACAAATAACGTTTGATCGGCGCCATAAAATGGACCATTATTGATCCCGGCCATTGCCAAGATAGAGATAACTTTCTTGTTACTCGAAACTGGCACATCTTCggcattgaagaaactagtattttccaattttatGATACCATTATCAATTAATTGACCGAGGAGCAACATTGTCACAGGAGAACCTTGAGAATGTGCAACGAAATAAATAAAATCAGCCTGATTCAATTCCTTggtccaatttttcattacatcaaagaaaaaattgacaCGATCCATAACTTCTCCTTCCCTTTCAAGTGCTATCTTGCTGATCTCGATACGTCTTTTatgcttttgaaaataCTTTAAAACAACCTGTTCTGCCTCTGACACAAATTTCATTGACGTTCCTGTAGGCTCACCGATGAACGGTCTAATCATTTTTGTTGGAAAGAATCCATGAACTCCGACGATGAGCACTCTTATAGGTTTTTGACCTCCATTTGATATCTTGTGAAGAGTTTCCTCAGGACCTCTTTGATACAGACATCTTTGTCGAACATTCCCATCAGACAATATGTGCCAACTGCGAGCAATTTTACCTATTGTAAAACCTAGTGAGGCCCAGGTCGATTGTCGAGGCAGAATATCAAAGCTAGGAACAACAATATTAGGATTTTGTTCGGAGAGCAGTTGAGAACTTGCCTCTTCTGCAATTTCGGTATCttttttgttcttcaatagtaCCGCATCGGAAGTTGAGTGAGGTATTATCTTGTTCGACATGACATTGGTGCtagcagaagaagataccACTCGCTCTTCATTCCCATTTTCTACAACTTGTTCATTGGCGTTCGATCTTCTCCCCCAAAAAAACCAAGAACTATTCTTTGACTCGTTGTTAGCTTCTTGTCCATGTGCGCTTGTGCGCTCTTCACTATCTTGCACCTGGCTTGATGGGGTTGCCTCTGTCTCTATGTTCTTGTTTGgccttgaagaagagcctTCGATCGCTGCTGACTCTACATTCCTTGAGACCGCTGCCTGTTTATCCTCCTGGGTCTTTGCTTTCGAGTTTCCCGCAGCTGCTGTAATTCTTGTGTCATCTGAGTCCTTGCTCCAAACTGACCATGTTCGAGAAGGTTTGTGTCCTACTGTTCCTCCTTCTCTCAATGAGCTCAAATTGGTCTCAGATTTAACGTCCACTTTCAGCGATTTTGTACTGGCTCGTGATGATGGAGGGCTGGAGACCATTACGGTCTACcggtttcttgaaatgtttTCTAACTGAACCTATGAGAACAGTTTCCAAGCCCACCAGCAGgctttcaacaatttcagGACGTTTAGTCAAAGTACTTGGTATAAACAACGAGCTTTAAAGCACTGAAGATTCTATTCTTTGGTAAGTACTATTTCAACCTCGGACCTTAATTAGTCTCGCGAAATGACTTTAAAGATTCAACACCATAGTATCATTCGAAGATCGAGCTCAATACTAAGGTCTATGACTGTTGAAACCAAGAGGAAGCAATCaaccattgaagagttttttggtaaaagctccaagaagatcaaagttGCTAAAGAATCGCTTGCGGCTAAGGCACGAACGGACGCGTCAGTTAAGCTCGATGAAGATCTAAAGACCACCAAGGAGACTGTTGCAAATGAAATTGAGGATACCGATGTTGCAGATGTTAAGGAGAAGTTTAAAAAGTCCCTGAGTGGGTATTTACAGACGCTATTAGCGATGGAAATTGACACGATTGATCCGTCTTGGTTCGTTCACttaaaagaagaattcaagaaaccaTACTTTGTCAAACTCAAACAGTTTGTCACCAAAGAGCAGCAGGAATATACAGTGTTCCCTCCTGCGCGGGACGTCTACTCCTGGAGTAGGCTAACGCCCTTTGACAAGGTCAGAGTCGTGATTATTGGACAGGATCCGTACCATAACTACAACCAGGCACACGGTATGGCTTTTAGTGTTAGGGCTCCAACACCTGCACCGCCTTCACTCAAAAACATATATAAGGAGCTTAAACAGAACTACTCTGACTTCCAAATTGACAATCAGAACGGCGATCTGACGCCTTGGGCGTTACAAGGTGTATTACTGCTAAATACGGCATTGACGGTCAGAGCTCATAATGCCAACTCTCATTCAAAAAAAGGCTGGGAAGTCTTTACGAAGAAGGTGGTTGAATCTCTGATCAAGGAAAGTGAGAAGGATGGCAGAAGTTTAGTTTTCCTGCTATGGGGAAATAATGCGACCAAGCTGGTAGATTCGCTGCTCAATGCATCATCACTCCCACATAAGAAAAACTTGAAAGTGTTCAAATCAGTTCACCCATCACCATTGAGTGCTAGTCGAGGCTTTTTTGGTAACACCCATTTCAAGCTGATTAACGACTGGCTACATAACGAGAGAGGTGAAAAGATGATCGATTGGAGCGTTGTTCCAGGCTCGCAATTGACTGAAGTGGCACAGGCGAATCAAATTCTGGAAGGTGAGAAGAGGCCTTCTAAGGAGGTTGATCTGTGACTTTTATAGAGCTTTAAGAGTAGTCATTAGTGCTCGTCAGGCATGACGGGAGTTGTTCTTTAAGGCGCGTTGATTAATTAACTTCTTGAATGCACTCTCACCTAGAAGTAGCTCTAATAGTACACGCCAGGCCTGAAAGGTTTTGATCAGTATTAGTAAGGCCTCAATGAGTGTAACTCAAAAAGATATATCTGGGGAGGAATCCTCAACGTTATATTCATCACCAAAGACCACACAATCGGACGGGTATTCTGCAGATGTGGCAGAATCCAGGCTACAGGATACCAACAACGGGGTTCAACAGCAGTTGAAAGGGACTAGGAAGGGAAGAAGTCGTGCTTTGCAAGGATTGCTTGAGGAAGCATGTAAGTATCACTCACAGTATGAATACACTTTGCCCAGAGGGTTCCTAAGGAACAGGAGCCAACCTGGAAAATCATCACAGGAACTTGAGGAGGATGAGTCTATTGATGAGAAAGTCGCAAGACCGAAAAGTACTAGGAAACGGTCAGAATCGGTCAAGAGAAACAGTCCCTCAGCTGCTGGAAGGAGAAAACAAAGGAGTACAAGAAGTAAGTCAACTAGCCCCTCGAGTGATTCTCCCGTACCTACGAAAATTCAGAATGAGAACGCCTTCGAGGCAGCAGGTAATAATGGCGTACGTCACATCTCTAAGAACCAGGAAGTAACTTTTGTCAAGCAAGATCAGGAACTCTTTAATATTCCTTACGATATGATTGACATTGAATACTTGGAGCAAAATGAGACATACAAAGATCATCCACTGCCCTCTGCATTTTTGACTGCTAAGAGACATCAGAATGATATAAGCGTCCTAACAGTGGCATTGAAATCTCCTTTGTTCTCAAATTACTCTGAGGAATACCATATAGACTTTTCGAAAGATAGTCGAATTTACAACCCAATGAGCGAGTTGGGCAAGTTGATTGAATATTCGGCAATCATTTTCCTACCAGCAGCTTATGCTGATACAGTGAAAAAAACCATCATCCCCGGTTTAAACAAGGCATTTGATACTTCAAATGACGAAGAGTTTGCCGAGGTCATTAACAATTACAATAAAATACTCAAGCAAGTACCGCGAGGTGAAGTGATTAAACACTTGGCACAACGAAAGAACGTTCCTCGTTCTTTTTTTCATGATTTTCTACACATTGTCTACACAAGAAGCATACACCCCAACTTTAGAAAACTGAAGGAGTACGAAGCATTCAGCAATTATGTTTATGGGGAATTGCTGCCTTCATTTTTATCAGAAGTTTACTCGCAATGCGGTATGAACTCTGAATCGGTCTTCATGGATCTCGGATCCGGTGTGGGTAACTGTGTGGTTCAAGCTGCATTAGAATACGGTTGCAAGTTAAGTTTTGGCTGTGAAATCATGCCAAATGCGAGTGCTTTGACCGAACTACAACATGAAGAGCTTGTTAAACGGTGCAACTTATTCGGTTTGAAACTACATCCCGTGGAATTCTCCTTGAGGAGAAGCTTTGTTGATAATAGACGAGTGGATGAACTGGTACCACAGTGCGACATTATCCTTGTGAATAATTTTCTTTTCGATAATACTATGAACCAGAAGGTTGAAGGCATTCTACAAAAGGTGAAAACAGGCTGCAAAATCATAACGTTAAAGAACTTAAGGCCTTTCGGATACACGATAAATTTCGAAAACGTCGACAGCATATTGAACAGACTACACGTTGAAAGGTTcgaattgaaagagaatAGCGTTTCTTGGACTCATAGAGGTGGTGAATATTTCATTTCAACTGTTCTTCCTGACATGGACGAATCTCTATTCGATCCAAGCATGCGAAAACGGAACATCAAGAGACCTGCTCATTATACTCGCTGAGCATAAATGTACACAACGAAGGTTATCGAATTAAAGAAAACTAGTATATAGATCAattagcttctttcaatgcCTCCTGCTGTGCATTCAATAGGGTAAAGCAAGGAGCactcaatttttcagcacCTTTCAAGAAGTCCAATTCCATGACAAAGCAGTATTCCAAAATGTTACCACCGACTTGCTTGACCAAATCACCTGCAGCGGCTGCAGAACCACCAGTAGCGATAATGTCGTCGACAATAACAATGTTTGAGTTTGCTGGAATGGCTTCC contains these protein-coding regions:
- the DOT1 gene encoding histone methyltransferase DOT1 (similar to Saccharomyces cerevisiae DOT1 (YDR440W); ancestral locus Anc_5.556), which codes for MSVTQKDISGEESSTLYSSPKTTQSDGYSADVAESRLQDTNNGVQQQLKGTRKGRSRALQGLLEEACKYHSQYEYTLPRGFLRNRSQPGKSSQELEEDESIDEKVARPKSTRKRSESVKRNSPSAAGRRKQRSTRSKSTSPSSDSPVPTKIQNENAFEAAGNNGVRHISKNQEVTFVKQDQELFNIPYDMIDIEYLEQNETYKDHPLPSAFLTAKRHQNDISVLTVALKSPLFSNYSEEYHIDFSKDSRIYNPMSELGKLIEYSAIIFLPAAYADTVKKTIIPGLNKAFDTSNDEEFAEVINNYNKILKQVPRGEVIKHLAQRKNVPRSFFHDFLHIVYTRSIHPNFRKLKEYEAFSNYVYGELLPSFLSEVYSQCGMNSESVFMDLGSGVGNCVVQAALEYGCKLSFGCEIMPNASALTELQHEELVKRCNLFGLKLHPVEFSLRRSFVDNRRVDELVPQCDIILVNNFLFDNTMNQKVEGILQKVKTGCKIITLKNLRPFGYTINFENVDSILNRLHVERFELKENSVSWTHRGGEYFISTVLPDMDESLFDPSMRKRNIKRPAHYTR
- the TDEL0A04170 gene encoding uncharacterized protein (similar to Saccharomyces cerevisiae YML020W; ancestral locus Anc_5.554); translated protein: MVSSPPSSRASTKSLKVDVKSETNLSSLREGGTVGHKPSRTWSVWSKDSDDTRITAAAGNSKAKTQEDKQAAVSRNVESAAIEGSSSRPNKNIETEATPSSQVQDSEERTSAHGQEANNESKNSSWFFWGRRSNANEQVVENGNEERVVSSSASTNVMSNKIIPHSTSDAVLLKNKKDTEIAEEASSQLLSEQNPNIVVPSFDILPRQSTWASLGFTIGKIARSWHILSDGNVRQRCLYQRGPEETLHKISNGGQKPIRVLIVGVHGFFPTKMIRPFIGEPTGTSMKFVSEAEQVVLKYFQKHKRRIEISKIALEREGEVMDRVNFFFDVMKNWTKELNQADFIYFVAHSQGSPVTMLLLGQLIDNGIIKLENTSFFNAEDVPVSSNKKVISILAMAGINNGPFYGADQTLFVRAYQTIERESLRELFQFQKFDSNLSKQLLRSIRIIIGSGIKITFVGSINDQLVPLYSSTCLFVNHPNIFRATFIDRGSRTPAFITRLLNIAGSLLDLGYDDHGIIKEISSSLAGTLTGGGHSTVYNEAQVYELGIRFALETTDLQADVPVEFKPFKLEQLSSNPYHLPWCMRGLLYETNAHLEPAEVPCLFSEFEEWEPETKQLKDVKYRLNGLKSKL
- the UNG1 gene encoding uracil-DNA glycosylase (similar to Saccharomyces cerevisiae UNG1 (YML021C); ancestral locus Anc_5.555), whose translation is MTVETKRKQSTIEEFFGKSSKKIKVAKESLAAKARTDASVKLDEDLKTTKETVANEIEDTDVADVKEKFKKSLSGYLQTLLAMEIDTIDPSWFVHLKEEFKKPYFVKLKQFVTKEQQEYTVFPPARDVYSWSRLTPFDKVRVVIIGQDPYHNYNQAHGMAFSVRAPTPAPPSLKNIYKELKQNYSDFQIDNQNGDLTPWALQGVLLLNTALTVRAHNANSHSKKGWEVFTKKVVESLIKESEKDGRSLVFLLWGNNATKLVDSLLNASSLPHKKNLKVFKSVHPSPLSASRGFFGNTHFKLINDWLHNERGEKMIDWSVVPGSQLTEVAQANQILEGEKRPSKEVDL